Proteins from one Streptomyces sp. 840.1 genomic window:
- a CDS encoding HD domain-containing protein: MVEVRAVRHAVRRATEPSCPSARPTPRKAQVIAVSHAPSSVAGIRAPDTALAREATELVRDTTSDLVFHHSRRVYWFGALQGRNRDLGYDPELLYVGAMFHDLGLGERFRTSGRRFEVDSADEARRFLQGHHVPEDSVRRVWTAIALHTTPGIPEHMEPEVALVTAGVEYDVLGIGYRDVSEEGRSAIIALHPRPDFKRRILGAFTEGIRQKPETTFGNVKADVLEHCVPGFERGDFVRTILDSPWPE, translated from the coding sequence ATGGTGGAGGTGCGGGCGGTTCGTCACGCCGTTCGCCGGGCGACGGAGCCTTCGTGCCCGTCCGCCCGGCCCACGCCCCGGAAAGCTCAGGTGATCGCGGTGAGCCACGCCCCCTCTTCCGTCGCCGGCATACGGGCGCCGGACACGGCGCTCGCGCGCGAGGCCACCGAACTGGTCCGGGACACCACGAGCGATCTCGTCTTCCATCACTCGCGCCGCGTCTACTGGTTCGGCGCCCTCCAGGGCCGCAACCGCGATCTCGGCTACGACCCCGAGCTCCTCTACGTCGGCGCGATGTTCCACGACCTGGGGCTCGGCGAGCGCTTCCGTACGAGCGGGCGAAGGTTCGAGGTGGACAGCGCGGACGAGGCGCGGCGGTTCCTCCAGGGGCACCACGTCCCCGAGGACAGCGTGCGCAGGGTCTGGACCGCCATCGCGCTGCACACCACGCCGGGCATACCCGAGCACATGGAGCCCGAGGTGGCGCTCGTGACCGCCGGGGTCGAGTACGACGTGCTGGGCATCGGCTACCGGGACGTCTCCGAGGAGGGCCGGTCCGCGATAATCGCCCTGCACCCTCGGCCGGACTTCAAGCGACGCATCCTCGGCGCGTTCACCGAGGGCATCCGGCAGAAGCCGGAGACGACGTTCGGCAACGTCAAGGCGGATGTGCTGGAGCACTGCGTACCGGGTTTCGAACGCGGCGACTTCGTCCGTACGATCCTCGACTCGCCCTGGCCGGAATGA
- the adhP gene encoding alcohol dehydrogenase AdhP, whose protein sequence is MRAAVVRSFTEPLVVEDRQVPDPAGHQVLVRMEASGLCHTDIHAARGDWPVRPSPPFVPGHEGIGIVEAAGDQVTHLAVGDRVAIPWLGEACGHCDHCVSGWETLCLAQENSGYSVDGSHAEYALAHGDYVVPVPDGIDPLDAAPLTCAGVTTYKAVKLSGARPGTRALVSGIGGLGHLALQYARIFGAETIAVDVTDEKLALARELGADHVIDARVQDVVEETRRLGGADAAISLAVSNESFGAAYGALRRGGTLVLVALPAEGRLELPVFDTVLNGTKVIGSIVGTRQDLAEVFQLHRLGRTRVVRESRDLADINSAIGEVLEGRVLGRLVFDLGAARA, encoded by the coding sequence ATGAGGGCCGCCGTCGTCCGCAGCTTCACCGAGCCTCTCGTCGTCGAGGACAGGCAGGTGCCCGACCCGGCCGGGCACCAGGTCCTGGTGCGTATGGAGGCGTCGGGGCTCTGCCACACCGACATCCACGCGGCCCGGGGAGACTGGCCGGTCAGACCGAGTCCGCCGTTCGTTCCCGGGCATGAGGGGATCGGCATCGTGGAGGCGGCAGGCGACCAGGTCACCCATCTCGCGGTGGGGGACCGGGTGGCCATTCCCTGGCTCGGCGAGGCGTGCGGGCACTGCGATCACTGCGTGAGCGGGTGGGAGACGCTCTGTCTGGCGCAGGAGAACAGCGGCTACTCGGTCGACGGCAGCCACGCCGAGTACGCCCTCGCCCACGGCGACTACGTGGTGCCCGTGCCCGACGGCATCGACCCGCTGGACGCGGCGCCCCTGACCTGCGCCGGCGTCACCACGTACAAGGCGGTGAAGCTCTCCGGTGCCCGCCCCGGCACCCGCGCCCTCGTCTCCGGCATCGGCGGGCTGGGGCACCTCGCTCTGCAGTACGCGCGGATCTTCGGCGCCGAGACCATCGCCGTCGACGTCACGGACGAAAAGCTGGCCCTGGCCCGGGAGCTGGGCGCCGATCACGTCATCGACGCCCGCGTCCAGGACGTCGTGGAGGAGACCCGCCGGCTCGGCGGCGCCGACGCGGCGATCTCGCTCGCCGTGAGCAACGAGTCTTTCGGCGCGGCCTACGGTGCGCTGCGCCGGGGCGGCACCCTGGTTCTCGTGGCCCTTCCCGCAGAGGGCAGGCTCGAACTCCCTGTCTTCGACACGGTGCTGAACGGGACGAAGGTCATCGGCTCGATCGTCGGAACCCGCCAGGACCTGGCCGAGGTCTTCCAACTGCACCGGCTCGGCCGCACCCGGGTGGTCCGCGAGAGCCGGGATCTGGCCGACATCAACTCCGCGATCGGCGAAGTCCTGGAGGGCAGGGTGTTGGGACGCCTCGTCTTCGATCTCGGCGCCGCGCGGGCCTGA
- a CDS encoding glycoside hydrolase family 25 protein, whose protein sequence is MLHGVDVSSHQSSLDPDGLDFVFIKATEGRSYVNPHLAEQTKRARDADCVVGFYHFLWPGNIAAQAAYFLSKAPEKAGELLAVDWEENGEGTRASNAEKDRFIREVKRLRPHHRVLLYCNRYFWLNHDTTSYAGDGLWIADYVTAGKPRIKASWRIHQYTDHPLDKDVADFSSRAAMHTWAKG, encoded by the coding sequence ATGCTCCACGGTGTCGACGTCAGTTCGCATCAGTCGTCCCTCGACCCGGACGGTCTGGACTTTGTCTTCATCAAGGCCACCGAGGGACGCTCGTACGTCAACCCGCATCTGGCCGAGCAGACCAAGCGCGCAAGGGACGCGGACTGCGTCGTCGGCTTCTACCACTTCCTGTGGCCCGGGAACATCGCGGCACAGGCGGCGTACTTCCTGAGCAAGGCGCCGGAGAAGGCCGGGGAACTGCTGGCCGTCGACTGGGAGGAGAACGGCGAGGGCACCCGCGCCAGCAATGCCGAGAAGGACCGGTTCATCCGCGAGGTGAAACGGCTGCGGCCGCACCACCGGGTCCTGCTGTACTGCAACCGCTACTTCTGGCTGAACCACGACACCACGTCGTACGCCGGGGACGGCCTGTGGATCGCCGACTACGTCACTGCGGGCAAACCGCGGATCAAGGCCTCCTGGCGCATCCACCAGTACACCGACCATCCCCTCGACAAGGATGTCGCGGACTTCTCCTCGCGGGCCGCGATGCACACCTGGGCCAAGGGGTAG
- a CDS encoding NADPH-dependent F420 reductase gives MKPQGTFHFTQAPFQAAQAPSEVGPMKIGIIGAGNIGGNLTRRLAALGHEVSVANSRGPETLAALAEETGATAVTAAEAARGARVVVVTVPLKAVPALPAGFLDGAAEGVAVIDTGNYYPQRDGRIAAVEEGLPESRWTEAQIAHPVIKAFNGTYAQDILTEGRPAGTAGRQALPVAGDDAAAKATVRELIDELGFDTVDAGGLDTSWRQQPGTPVYGNRGDAAAIEKALDSASPERTAEWRA, from the coding sequence GTGAAGCCGCAGGGGACGTTTCACTTCACGCAGGCCCCTTTTCAGGCAGCGCAGGCACCATCGGAGGTCGGACCCATGAAGATCGGCATCATCGGAGCAGGGAACATCGGCGGCAACCTCACCAGGCGTCTCGCCGCACTGGGCCATGAGGTGTCCGTCGCCAACTCACGCGGTCCCGAGACGCTCGCGGCACTGGCCGAGGAGACCGGCGCCACCGCGGTCACCGCGGCCGAGGCCGCCCGGGGCGCCCGGGTCGTGGTCGTCACCGTTCCGCTCAAGGCCGTTCCGGCGCTGCCCGCCGGATTCCTGGACGGCGCTGCGGAGGGCGTCGCGGTCATCGACACCGGCAACTACTACCCGCAGCGGGACGGCCGCATCGCCGCCGTCGAGGAGGGGCTGCCGGAGAGCCGCTGGACGGAGGCCCAGATCGCCCACCCCGTCATCAAGGCGTTCAACGGGACGTACGCGCAGGACATCCTCACCGAGGGCCGGCCCGCCGGCACCGCCGGCCGGCAGGCCCTGCCGGTGGCCGGTGACGACGCGGCCGCCAAGGCGACGGTCCGTGAACTGATCGACGAGCTGGGGTTCGACACCGTCGACGCCGGAGGGCTCGACACCTCGTGGCGCCAGCAGCCGGGGACTCCGGTGTACGGCAACCGGGGTGACGCGGCTGCCATCGAGAAGGCCCTGGACTCGGCGTCCCCCGAGCGGACCGCCGAGTGGCGCGCCTGA
- a CDS encoding oxidoreductase, translating to MNAEHRTSAGHVTTGDGTTPNRVWLITGASSGFGRAIASAALAAGDTVVATARRPEALEDLVAAHPDRAVAVQLDVTDTARIADVVADTVLWHGRIDVVVNNAGMGLIGAVEETGDRELRDLMDLHFFGPAALVRAVLPHMRRNGSGAVVQMSSMGGRFTFPGVGAYSATKFALEGLSEALAAEVAPHGIKVLIVEPGSFRTGFAGGGALRQSAALPAYEETVGPVRAGLPGSDGKQEGDPAKAAQAILTALDAQDTPLRLPLGNDATDAVLAALDASRAETVRWEKLSRSTAFED from the coding sequence ATGAACGCCGAGCACCGTACGAGCGCCGGACACGTCACCACCGGCGACGGGACGACGCCGAACCGGGTCTGGCTGATCACCGGCGCCTCGTCCGGATTCGGCCGCGCCATAGCCTCGGCCGCACTCGCCGCCGGGGACACGGTCGTCGCCACGGCCCGCAGGCCCGAGGCGCTCGAGGACCTCGTCGCCGCACACCCCGACCGCGCCGTCGCGGTCCAGCTGGACGTCACCGACACGGCGCGCATCGCGGACGTCGTCGCGGACACCGTGCTCTGGCACGGGCGCATCGACGTGGTGGTCAACAACGCCGGGATGGGGCTGATCGGTGCCGTCGAGGAGACCGGCGACCGCGAGCTGCGTGACCTGATGGACCTGCACTTCTTCGGGCCGGCCGCGCTGGTGCGAGCCGTGCTGCCGCACATGCGCCGCAACGGCTCGGGCGCCGTGGTCCAGATGAGCAGCATGGGCGGCCGCTTCACCTTCCCCGGTGTCGGCGCCTATTCGGCGACGAAGTTCGCCCTGGAGGGCCTGTCGGAGGCGCTTGCCGCCGAGGTGGCACCGCACGGGATCAAGGTGCTGATCGTCGAGCCCGGATCGTTCCGGACCGGCTTCGCCGGGGGCGGCGCCCTGCGTCAGTCCGCCGCACTCCCCGCGTACGAGGAGACCGTGGGCCCGGTCCGTGCCGGTCTCCCCGGCTCCGACGGCAAGCAGGAGGGGGACCCGGCCAAGGCGGCCCAGGCGATCCTCACCGCGCTGGACGCGCAGGACACCCCGCTCCGGCTGCCGCTCGGGAACGACGCCACGGACGCGGTGCTCGCCGCCCTCGACGCCTCCCGCGCGGAGACGGTGCGCTGGGAGAAGCTCAGCCGCAGCACCGCCTTCGAGGACTGA
- a CDS encoding LysR family transcriptional regulator, which yields MELRQLHYLTVIAEEENLGRAARRLFVSQPALSYALKTLESELGVRLFDRHAGGVAATAAGQDVIAEALLTVRQAERVTAAAERHSRGETGVLRVGFEASGAGELTTRARAEFARRHPGVRVAPKRYDWGQEADALRDGQADVAFVWLPNDLSGLRSELVHTEPRVVGLPCGHALAGRSGISVLEVGDEPLMWTQRAPREWVDWWAVNPRPDGSSPKWGPTNDNVEEMLEQVAEGSSVCFAPLSMARYYARPDLAWVPLTDVEPLRVVLAWADGRDTALVRGFAQVVRELAACADTPAG from the coding sequence ATGGAGCTGCGTCAACTGCACTACCTCACCGTGATCGCCGAGGAGGAGAACCTGGGGCGGGCCGCCCGCAGGCTGTTCGTCAGCCAGCCCGCCCTCTCGTACGCCCTCAAGACTCTGGAGTCGGAGCTCGGGGTGCGGCTGTTCGACCGGCACGCCGGAGGCGTTGCGGCGACCGCGGCGGGCCAGGACGTGATCGCCGAGGCGCTGCTGACCGTTCGCCAGGCCGAGCGGGTGACGGCGGCGGCCGAACGGCACTCGCGCGGCGAGACCGGTGTGCTGCGGGTGGGTTTCGAGGCGAGCGGCGCCGGCGAACTCACCACCCGTGCCCGCGCGGAGTTCGCCCGGCGCCACCCGGGAGTGCGGGTGGCGCCCAAGCGCTACGACTGGGGGCAGGAGGCCGACGCGCTGCGCGACGGCCAGGCCGATGTCGCCTTCGTCTGGCTGCCCAACGACCTGAGCGGGCTGCGCAGCGAGCTGGTGCACACGGAGCCGCGTGTCGTGGGGCTGCCCTGCGGGCACGCGCTGGCCGGCCGTTCGGGCATCTCGGTGCTCGAAGTGGGCGACGAGCCACTGATGTGGACCCAGCGCGCGCCTCGGGAGTGGGTGGACTGGTGGGCGGTCAACCCCCGTCCGGACGGCTCGAGTCCGAAGTGGGGGCCGACCAACGACAACGTCGAGGAGATGCTGGAGCAGGTCGCGGAGGGTTCCTCGGTCTGCTTCGCTCCCCTGAGCATGGCCCGGTACTACGCACGGCCGGACCTCGCCTGGGTCCCGCTGACCGACGTGGAACCGCTGCGGGTGGTGCTCGCCTGGGCGGACGGCCGGGACACGGCACTGGTGCGGGGGTTCGCCCAGGTCGTGCGGGAGCTCGCCGCCTGCGCGGATACGCCGGCCGGCTGA